A single genomic interval of Lucilia cuprina isolate Lc7/37 chromosome 2, ASM2204524v1, whole genome shotgun sequence harbors:
- the LOC111682836 gene encoding leucine--tRNA ligase, cytoplasmic isoform X2 has protein sequence MANVERKGTFKVEYLQKIEQQVQQRWEQEHLHEIDAPAEPKKSQDEKFFVTFPYPYMNGRLHLGHTFSLSKAEFAIRYHRSKGKRVLWPFGFHCTGMPIKACADKLKREMEDFGYPPQFPVATVEVAPVETSDVPKDKSKGKKSKAVAKTGSAKYQWQIMQSLGLQDEEIKKFADAEHWLNYFPPLAVKDLKRIGVHVDWRRTFITTDVNPFYDSFVRWQFMHLKNRGKVMYGKRYTIYSPKDGQPCMDHDRSTGEGVGPQEYTLIKMKVLEKPAKLSAIKEPIYLVAATLRPETMYGQTNCWLHPDIKYIAWQTTRNNEVWISTRRAARNMSYQGFTAEEGKFVELAELTGQDLMGTPLSSPLTSHKVIYTLPMLSIKEDKGTGVVTSVPSDSPDDYAALMDLQKKEAFRQKYGLTDEMVLPFEPISIIEVPTLGNMCAKYAYELLKIQSQNDKDKLVEAKELCYLKGFYDGVMLVGEFKGKKVQDVKKDLQKQLVDSKEADIYYEPEKTIISRSGDQCVVALCNQWYLNYGEAEWQAQAFKILEKMETFHDEARNNFEHCLNWLHEYACSRTYGLGTKLPWDEQWLIESLSDSTIYMAFYTVVHLLQGGSFRGEKPSPLGIKAEDMTPEVWDYVFFKETPYPKTTKVPKATLDVLRREFEYWYPMDLRVSGKDLIQNHLTFSIYNHAAIWPNDETKWPKGMRVNGHLLLNSSKMSKSDGNFLTLHEAVDKFSADGMRLCLADAGDSVEDANFVESTADSGILRLYTFIEWVKEMLAARPAMRKGHHHTFNDKVFISEMNLKTKQTDEHYKKMLFKEALRTGFYELQLTRDKYRELCGTHGMHADLVFEFIRRQALLIAPICPHVAEHVWGLLGNKQSILHAQWPEVGAINEIDIMCSEYLMEAAHSFRLNLKNLLQVKGKGGKEKAVDPTSVKPNRALVWVAKTYPPWQCCVLDTMRELYTPTNSLPDNKVIAATLQKKEELKKFMKRVMPFAQMIREKVESGKGLAAMAVNLEFDERQVLLDNLEYLKNTLDLEALEVKYTDDPSAPEKTREEVRPGSPFIAFTVAPHVAVTFTNPVERSSLFQVNTVVSEGETVKTLREKLGKILGFKADLSTLQIWRYDDPVLGPRQLPEFQDFRKGKTPLTDGSLLLDMEKQQITLVEENGNSIPVGRYFIYVVE, from the exons ATG GCTAATGTGGAGCGTAAAGGCACCTTTAAGGTGGAATATTTACAGAAGATCGAACAGCAAGTGCAACAACGTTGGGAACAAGAACATCTACATGAAATCGATGCCCCGGCAGAGCCAAAAAAATCTCAAGATGagaaattttttgtaacttttcCATATCCCTATATGAATGGCCGTTTGCATTTGGGTCATACATTCTCATTGTCAAAGGCTGAATTTGCTATACGCTATCACCGTTCCAAGGGTAAACGTGTTTTGTGGCCTTTCGGTTTCCATTGTACCGGCATGCCTATTAAGGCCTGCGCCGATAAATTGAAACGTGAAATGGAAGATTTTGGTTATCCACCACAATTTCCAGTTGCCACGGTAGAGGTTGCTCCTGTTGAAACTTCCGATGTGCCAAAGGATAAATCGAAGGGTAAGAAGAGTAAGGCTGTGGCTAAGACTGGTTCGGCCAAATATCAATGGCAAATTATGCAAAGTTTGGGTTTACAAGAtgaggaaattaaaaaattcgctgATGCTGAGCATTGGCTAAATTATTTCCCTCCCTTGGCTGTTAAGGATTTGAAGAGAATTGGTGTACAT gTTGATTGGCGTAGAACTTTCATAACCACCGATGTCAATCCCTTCTACGACTCCTTTGTACGCTGGCAGTTCATGCACCTGAAGAATCGTGGCAAGGTTATGTATGGCAAACGCTACACCATCTATTCGCCCAAGGATGGACAACCTTGTATGGATCATGATCGTTCCACGGGAGAAGGTGTAGGACCACAAGAATatactttaattaaaatgaaagtcTTGGAAAAACCCGCTAAACTaag TGCCATCAAAGAGCCGATATATTTGGTAGCTGCCACCTTAAGACCTGAGACCATGTATGGCCAAACTAATTGTTGGTTGCATCCTGACATTAAGTATATTGCTTGGCAAACTACACGTAACAATGAGGTTTGGATCAGCACTAGACGTGCTGCTAGAAATATGTCCTATCAAGGTTTTACCGCTGAAGAGGGTAAATTTGTTGAATTGGCCGAATTGACGGGACAAGATCTTATGGGTACACCTTTGTCTTCACCTTTAACCTCACACAAAGTCATTTACACTTTGCCCATGTTGTCCATTAAGGAGGACAAAGGTACTGGTGTAGTGACCTCTGTACCATCTGATTCTCCCGATGATTATGCTGCCTTAATGGATTTGCAAAAGAAGGAAGCTTTTAGACAAAAGTATGGCCTCACCGATGAAATGGTTTTGCCCTTTGAACCCATTTCCATTATTGAGGTACCCACTTTGGGCAATATGTGTGCTAAATATGCCTACGAATTGTTGAAAATTCAATCCCAAAACGACAAAGACAAATTGGTTGAGGCCAAGGAATTGTGTTATCTTAAGGGATTCTATGATGGTGTTATGTTGGTGGGTGAGTTCAAGGGTAAAAAGGTGCAGGATGTCAAGAAAGACTTACAGAAGCAATTGGTCGACTCTAAGGAAGCGGACATTTACTATGAACCCGAAAAGACCATTATTTCTCGTTCTGGTGATCAATGTGTGGTGGCCTTGTGCAACCAATGGTATTTGAACTATGGCGAAGCAGAATGGCAGGCACAGGCTTTCaagattttggaaaaaatgGAAACATTCCATGATGAAGCCCGTAATAATTTTGAACATTGCTTGAATTGGCTGCATGAATATGCCTGTTCGCGTACTTATGGCTTGGGTACCAAACTACCTTGGGATGAACAATGGCTAATAGAATCTTTGTCTGACTCTACCATTTACATGGCATTCTATACCGTGGTTCACTTGTTGCAAGGTGGTTCTTTCCGTGGTGAAAAACCCAGTCCATTGGGCATTAAAGCCGAGGATATGACTCCCGAGGTTTGGGATTATGTATTCTTTAAGGAGACTCCTTATCCCAAAACAACAAAGGTGCCAAAAGCTACTTTGGATGTTTTGAGAAGAGAATTCGAATATTGGTATCCTATGGATTTGAGAGTATCTGGAAAggatttaatacaaaatcattTAACATTCTCCATCTACAATCATGCTGCCATATGGCCCAATGATGAAACTAAGTGGCCCAAGGGTATGCGTGTCAATGGTCATTTGCTTTTGAATTCATCAAAAATGTCCAAATCTGATGGTAATTTCCTAACACTACATGAAGCCGTCGATAAATTCTCAGCCGATGGCATGCGTTTGTGTTTGGCTGATGCTGGTGACAGTGTAGAGGATGCCAACTTTGTAGAGAGTACCGCCGATTCTGGTATTCTGCGATTGTACACCTTTATTGAGTGGGTCAAGGAAATGTTGGCTGCACGTCCTGCTATGCGCAAGGGTCATCATCATACCTTCAACGATAAGGTATTCATTAGTGAAATGAATTTGAAAACCAAACAAACTGATGAACACTACAAGAAAATGTTATTCAAAGAGGCTTTGCGTACTGGTTTCTATGAACTTCAACTGACCAGAGATAAATACCGTGAATTGTGCGGTACACATGGTATGCACGCGGATTTGGTATTCGAATTCATACGCCGTCAAGCTTTACTCATTGCTCCCATCTGTCCTCATGTGGCTGAACATGTTTGGGGTTTGCTGGGCAACAAACAATCCATACTCCATGCCCAATGGCCAGAGGTGGGTGCTATTAATGAAATTGATATTATGTGTTCGGAATATTTGATGGAAGCTGCTCATTCCTTCCgtttgaatttgaaaaatctTTTGCAAGTCAAAGGTAAAGGTGGCAAGGAAAAGGCTGTCGATCCCACTTCCGTTAAACCCAATAGAGCCTTAGTGTGGGTGGCCAAAACATATCCTCCATGGCAATGTTGTGTTCTTGACACCATGAGAGAATTGTATACTCCCACCAATTCACTGCCTGACAATAAGGTCATTGCTGCCACTTTGCAAAAGAAGGAGGAATTGAAAAAGTTCATGAAACGTGTTATGCCCTTCGCCCAAATGATACGTGAAAAGGTGGAAAGTGGTAAAGGTTTAGCTGCCATGGCGGTTAATCTTGAATTTGATGAACGTCAAGTTTTGCTTGACAACTTGGAGTATTTGAAGAATACTTTAGATTTAGAGGCTTTGGAAGTAAAATACACCGATGATCCTTCGGCACCCGAAAAGACAAGAGAAGAAGTAAGACCTGGCAGTCCCTTTATTGCTTTCACCGTTGCTCCTCATGTTGCTGTTACATTTACAAATCCCGTTGAGAGATCTAGCCTGTTTCAAGTCAACACTGTTGTCTCCGAAGGTGAAACGGTTAAAACGCTGCGTGAAAAATTAGgcaaaattttgggttttaaag CTGATTTGTCTACTCTGCAAATCTGGCGCTATGATGATCCCGTTTTGGGACCTCGTCAATTACCCGAATTCCAAGACTTCAGAAAGGGAAAAACTCCTTTGACCGATGGTTCTTTGTTACTGGATATGGAGAAACAGCAAATTACTTTGGTGGAAGAGAATGGTAACTCAATACCTGTAGGGCGTTATTTTATCTATGTTGTAGAGtga
- the LOC111682836 gene encoding leucine--tRNA ligase, cytoplasmic isoform X1: MIFSRRHSLSLADANVERKGTFKVEYLQKIEQQVQQRWEQEHLHEIDAPAEPKKSQDEKFFVTFPYPYMNGRLHLGHTFSLSKAEFAIRYHRSKGKRVLWPFGFHCTGMPIKACADKLKREMEDFGYPPQFPVATVEVAPVETSDVPKDKSKGKKSKAVAKTGSAKYQWQIMQSLGLQDEEIKKFADAEHWLNYFPPLAVKDLKRIGVHVDWRRTFITTDVNPFYDSFVRWQFMHLKNRGKVMYGKRYTIYSPKDGQPCMDHDRSTGEGVGPQEYTLIKMKVLEKPAKLSAIKEPIYLVAATLRPETMYGQTNCWLHPDIKYIAWQTTRNNEVWISTRRAARNMSYQGFTAEEGKFVELAELTGQDLMGTPLSSPLTSHKVIYTLPMLSIKEDKGTGVVTSVPSDSPDDYAALMDLQKKEAFRQKYGLTDEMVLPFEPISIIEVPTLGNMCAKYAYELLKIQSQNDKDKLVEAKELCYLKGFYDGVMLVGEFKGKKVQDVKKDLQKQLVDSKEADIYYEPEKTIISRSGDQCVVALCNQWYLNYGEAEWQAQAFKILEKMETFHDEARNNFEHCLNWLHEYACSRTYGLGTKLPWDEQWLIESLSDSTIYMAFYTVVHLLQGGSFRGEKPSPLGIKAEDMTPEVWDYVFFKETPYPKTTKVPKATLDVLRREFEYWYPMDLRVSGKDLIQNHLTFSIYNHAAIWPNDETKWPKGMRVNGHLLLNSSKMSKSDGNFLTLHEAVDKFSADGMRLCLADAGDSVEDANFVESTADSGILRLYTFIEWVKEMLAARPAMRKGHHHTFNDKVFISEMNLKTKQTDEHYKKMLFKEALRTGFYELQLTRDKYRELCGTHGMHADLVFEFIRRQALLIAPICPHVAEHVWGLLGNKQSILHAQWPEVGAINEIDIMCSEYLMEAAHSFRLNLKNLLQVKGKGGKEKAVDPTSVKPNRALVWVAKTYPPWQCCVLDTMRELYTPTNSLPDNKVIAATLQKKEELKKFMKRVMPFAQMIREKVESGKGLAAMAVNLEFDERQVLLDNLEYLKNTLDLEALEVKYTDDPSAPEKTREEVRPGSPFIAFTVAPHVAVTFTNPVERSSLFQVNTVVSEGETVKTLREKLGKILGFKADLSTLQIWRYDDPVLGPRQLPEFQDFRKGKTPLTDGSLLLDMEKQQITLVEENGNSIPVGRYFIYVVE, encoded by the exons ATGATTTTCTCCAGAAGACATTCCCTTAGTTTGGCTGAT GCTAATGTGGAGCGTAAAGGCACCTTTAAGGTGGAATATTTACAGAAGATCGAACAGCAAGTGCAACAACGTTGGGAACAAGAACATCTACATGAAATCGATGCCCCGGCAGAGCCAAAAAAATCTCAAGATGagaaattttttgtaacttttcCATATCCCTATATGAATGGCCGTTTGCATTTGGGTCATACATTCTCATTGTCAAAGGCTGAATTTGCTATACGCTATCACCGTTCCAAGGGTAAACGTGTTTTGTGGCCTTTCGGTTTCCATTGTACCGGCATGCCTATTAAGGCCTGCGCCGATAAATTGAAACGTGAAATGGAAGATTTTGGTTATCCACCACAATTTCCAGTTGCCACGGTAGAGGTTGCTCCTGTTGAAACTTCCGATGTGCCAAAGGATAAATCGAAGGGTAAGAAGAGTAAGGCTGTGGCTAAGACTGGTTCGGCCAAATATCAATGGCAAATTATGCAAAGTTTGGGTTTACAAGAtgaggaaattaaaaaattcgctgATGCTGAGCATTGGCTAAATTATTTCCCTCCCTTGGCTGTTAAGGATTTGAAGAGAATTGGTGTACAT gTTGATTGGCGTAGAACTTTCATAACCACCGATGTCAATCCCTTCTACGACTCCTTTGTACGCTGGCAGTTCATGCACCTGAAGAATCGTGGCAAGGTTATGTATGGCAAACGCTACACCATCTATTCGCCCAAGGATGGACAACCTTGTATGGATCATGATCGTTCCACGGGAGAAGGTGTAGGACCACAAGAATatactttaattaaaatgaaagtcTTGGAAAAACCCGCTAAACTaag TGCCATCAAAGAGCCGATATATTTGGTAGCTGCCACCTTAAGACCTGAGACCATGTATGGCCAAACTAATTGTTGGTTGCATCCTGACATTAAGTATATTGCTTGGCAAACTACACGTAACAATGAGGTTTGGATCAGCACTAGACGTGCTGCTAGAAATATGTCCTATCAAGGTTTTACCGCTGAAGAGGGTAAATTTGTTGAATTGGCCGAATTGACGGGACAAGATCTTATGGGTACACCTTTGTCTTCACCTTTAACCTCACACAAAGTCATTTACACTTTGCCCATGTTGTCCATTAAGGAGGACAAAGGTACTGGTGTAGTGACCTCTGTACCATCTGATTCTCCCGATGATTATGCTGCCTTAATGGATTTGCAAAAGAAGGAAGCTTTTAGACAAAAGTATGGCCTCACCGATGAAATGGTTTTGCCCTTTGAACCCATTTCCATTATTGAGGTACCCACTTTGGGCAATATGTGTGCTAAATATGCCTACGAATTGTTGAAAATTCAATCCCAAAACGACAAAGACAAATTGGTTGAGGCCAAGGAATTGTGTTATCTTAAGGGATTCTATGATGGTGTTATGTTGGTGGGTGAGTTCAAGGGTAAAAAGGTGCAGGATGTCAAGAAAGACTTACAGAAGCAATTGGTCGACTCTAAGGAAGCGGACATTTACTATGAACCCGAAAAGACCATTATTTCTCGTTCTGGTGATCAATGTGTGGTGGCCTTGTGCAACCAATGGTATTTGAACTATGGCGAAGCAGAATGGCAGGCACAGGCTTTCaagattttggaaaaaatgGAAACATTCCATGATGAAGCCCGTAATAATTTTGAACATTGCTTGAATTGGCTGCATGAATATGCCTGTTCGCGTACTTATGGCTTGGGTACCAAACTACCTTGGGATGAACAATGGCTAATAGAATCTTTGTCTGACTCTACCATTTACATGGCATTCTATACCGTGGTTCACTTGTTGCAAGGTGGTTCTTTCCGTGGTGAAAAACCCAGTCCATTGGGCATTAAAGCCGAGGATATGACTCCCGAGGTTTGGGATTATGTATTCTTTAAGGAGACTCCTTATCCCAAAACAACAAAGGTGCCAAAAGCTACTTTGGATGTTTTGAGAAGAGAATTCGAATATTGGTATCCTATGGATTTGAGAGTATCTGGAAAggatttaatacaaaatcattTAACATTCTCCATCTACAATCATGCTGCCATATGGCCCAATGATGAAACTAAGTGGCCCAAGGGTATGCGTGTCAATGGTCATTTGCTTTTGAATTCATCAAAAATGTCCAAATCTGATGGTAATTTCCTAACACTACATGAAGCCGTCGATAAATTCTCAGCCGATGGCATGCGTTTGTGTTTGGCTGATGCTGGTGACAGTGTAGAGGATGCCAACTTTGTAGAGAGTACCGCCGATTCTGGTATTCTGCGATTGTACACCTTTATTGAGTGGGTCAAGGAAATGTTGGCTGCACGTCCTGCTATGCGCAAGGGTCATCATCATACCTTCAACGATAAGGTATTCATTAGTGAAATGAATTTGAAAACCAAACAAACTGATGAACACTACAAGAAAATGTTATTCAAAGAGGCTTTGCGTACTGGTTTCTATGAACTTCAACTGACCAGAGATAAATACCGTGAATTGTGCGGTACACATGGTATGCACGCGGATTTGGTATTCGAATTCATACGCCGTCAAGCTTTACTCATTGCTCCCATCTGTCCTCATGTGGCTGAACATGTTTGGGGTTTGCTGGGCAACAAACAATCCATACTCCATGCCCAATGGCCAGAGGTGGGTGCTATTAATGAAATTGATATTATGTGTTCGGAATATTTGATGGAAGCTGCTCATTCCTTCCgtttgaatttgaaaaatctTTTGCAAGTCAAAGGTAAAGGTGGCAAGGAAAAGGCTGTCGATCCCACTTCCGTTAAACCCAATAGAGCCTTAGTGTGGGTGGCCAAAACATATCCTCCATGGCAATGTTGTGTTCTTGACACCATGAGAGAATTGTATACTCCCACCAATTCACTGCCTGACAATAAGGTCATTGCTGCCACTTTGCAAAAGAAGGAGGAATTGAAAAAGTTCATGAAACGTGTTATGCCCTTCGCCCAAATGATACGTGAAAAGGTGGAAAGTGGTAAAGGTTTAGCTGCCATGGCGGTTAATCTTGAATTTGATGAACGTCAAGTTTTGCTTGACAACTTGGAGTATTTGAAGAATACTTTAGATTTAGAGGCTTTGGAAGTAAAATACACCGATGATCCTTCGGCACCCGAAAAGACAAGAGAAGAAGTAAGACCTGGCAGTCCCTTTATTGCTTTCACCGTTGCTCCTCATGTTGCTGTTACATTTACAAATCCCGTTGAGAGATCTAGCCTGTTTCAAGTCAACACTGTTGTCTCCGAAGGTGAAACGGTTAAAACGCTGCGTGAAAAATTAGgcaaaattttgggttttaaag CTGATTTGTCTACTCTGCAAATCTGGCGCTATGATGATCCCGTTTTGGGACCTCGTCAATTACCCGAATTCCAAGACTTCAGAAAGGGAAAAACTCCTTTGACCGATGGTTCTTTGTTACTGGATATGGAGAAACAGCAAATTACTTTGGTGGAAGAGAATGGTAACTCAATACCTGTAGGGCGTTATTTTATCTATGTTGTAGAGtga